A stretch of Gallus gallus isolate bGalGal1 chromosome 2, bGalGal1.mat.broiler.GRCg7b, whole genome shotgun sequence DNA encodes these proteins:
- the CRYGN gene encoding gamma-crystallin N, giving the protein MSQCSGKITFYEGKCFSGRKLEVCGTCSSFQQRGFPHRVNSIRVQSGAWVCFDHPELHGQQFVLEHGEYPHWQRWNGRGDRMGSCRPVGMHGQHYRIQLFEGSCFGGRSMELTEDCSCLRGRGWEQPHVNAVRVYGDGAWVLYEEPNYGGRMYVVERGEFGNFRAWQGFSANVQSVRRVINYF; this is encoded by the exons ATGTCTCAGTGCTCAGGAAAA ATCACCTTCTACGAAGGGAAATGCTTCTCAGGCAGGAAGCTGGAGGTGTGCGGCACCtgcagcagcttccagcagcGAGGCTTCCCCCACCGCGTCAACTCCATCCGCGTGCAGAGCGGGGCCTGGGTCTGCTTCGACCACCCCGAGCTGCACGGGCAGCAGTTTGTGCTGGAGCACGGCGAGTACCCGCACTGGCAGCGCTGGAACGGCCGTGGCGACCGCATGGGCTCCTGCCGACCTGTGGGCATG CACGGGCAGCACTACCGCATCCAGCTGTTTGAAGGGAGCTGCTTCGGCGGCCGCAGCATGGAGCTCACTGAGGACTGCTCCTGtctgcggggccggggctgggagcagccccacgTCAACGCCGTCAGGGTGTATGGTGATGGCGC GTGGGTGCTCTACGAGGAGCCCAACTACGGAGGCCGCATGTATGTGGTGGAGCGGGGCGAGTTTGGCAACTTCCGAGCATGGCAGGGCTTCAGTGCCAACGTCCAGTCCGTCCGGAGAGTTATCAACTACTTCTAG
- the CRYGN gene encoding gamma-crystallin N isoform X1: MRMGKTWLSFSSTGATAQRAAGAPFLKITFYEGKCFSGRKLEVCGTCSSFQQRGFPHRVNSIRVQSGAWVCFDHPELHGQQFVLEHGEYPHWQRWNGRGDRMGSCRPVGMHGQHYRIQLFEGSCFGGRSMELTEDCSCLRGRGWEQPHVNAVRVYGDGAWVLYEEPNYGGRMYVVERGEFGNFRAWQGFSANVQSVRRVINYF; this comes from the exons ATGAGAATGGGGAAGACGTGGCTGAGCTTCAGCAGCACTGGCGCtactgcccagagagctgcgGGTGCCCCTTTTCTGAAG ATCACCTTCTACGAAGGGAAATGCTTCTCAGGCAGGAAGCTGGAGGTGTGCGGCACCtgcagcagcttccagcagcGAGGCTTCCCCCACCGCGTCAACTCCATCCGCGTGCAGAGCGGGGCCTGGGTCTGCTTCGACCACCCCGAGCTGCACGGGCAGCAGTTTGTGCTGGAGCACGGCGAGTACCCGCACTGGCAGCGCTGGAACGGCCGTGGCGACCGCATGGGCTCCTGCCGACCTGTGGGCATG CACGGGCAGCACTACCGCATCCAGCTGTTTGAAGGGAGCTGCTTCGGCGGCCGCAGCATGGAGCTCACTGAGGACTGCTCCTGtctgcggggccggggctgggagcagccccacgTCAACGCCGTCAGGGTGTATGGTGATGGCGC GTGGGTGCTCTACGAGGAGCCCAACTACGGAGGCCGCATGTATGTGGTGGAGCGGGGCGAGTTTGGCAACTTCCGAGCATGGCAGGGCTTCAGTGCCAACGTCCAGTCCGTCCGGAGAGTTATCAACTACTTCTAG
- the CRYGN gene encoding gamma-crystallin N isoform X3: MSQCSGKITFYEGKCFSGRKLEVCGTCSSFQQRGFPHRVNSIRVQSGAWVCFDHPELHGQQFVLEHGEYPHWQRWNGRGDRMGSCRPVGMHGQHYRIQLFEGSCFGGRSMELTEDCSCLRGRGWEQPHVNAVRVYGDGAQGFRFVSGFPGASCDTRNLLGLQT, from the exons ATGTCTCAGTGCTCAGGAAAA ATCACCTTCTACGAAGGGAAATGCTTCTCAGGCAGGAAGCTGGAGGTGTGCGGCACCtgcagcagcttccagcagcGAGGCTTCCCCCACCGCGTCAACTCCATCCGCGTGCAGAGCGGGGCCTGGGTCTGCTTCGACCACCCCGAGCTGCACGGGCAGCAGTTTGTGCTGGAGCACGGCGAGTACCCGCACTGGCAGCGCTGGAACGGCCGTGGCGACCGCATGGGCTCCTGCCGACCTGTGGGCATG CACGGGCAGCACTACCGCATCCAGCTGTTTGAAGGGAGCTGCTTCGGCGGCCGCAGCATGGAGCTCACTGAGGACTGCTCCTGtctgcggggccggggctgggagcagccccacgTCAACGCCGTCAGGGTGTATGGTGATGGCGC TCAGGGCTTTCGCTTTGTAAGTGGCTTCCCCGGGGCTTCCTGCGACACCAGAAACCTCCTTGGACTGCAAACGTGA
- the CRYGN gene encoding gamma-crystallin N isoform X2, giving the protein MRMGKTWLSFSSTGATAQRAAGAPFLKITFYEGKCFSGRKLEVCGTCSSFQQRGFPHRVNSIRVQSGAWVCFDHPELHGQQFVLEHGEYPHWQRWNGRGDRMGSCRPVGMHGQHYRIQLFEGSCFGGRSMELTEDCSCLRGRGWEQPHVNAVRVYGDGAQGFRFVSGFPGASCDTRNLLGLQT; this is encoded by the exons ATGAGAATGGGGAAGACGTGGCTGAGCTTCAGCAGCACTGGCGCtactgcccagagagctgcgGGTGCCCCTTTTCTGAAG ATCACCTTCTACGAAGGGAAATGCTTCTCAGGCAGGAAGCTGGAGGTGTGCGGCACCtgcagcagcttccagcagcGAGGCTTCCCCCACCGCGTCAACTCCATCCGCGTGCAGAGCGGGGCCTGGGTCTGCTTCGACCACCCCGAGCTGCACGGGCAGCAGTTTGTGCTGGAGCACGGCGAGTACCCGCACTGGCAGCGCTGGAACGGCCGTGGCGACCGCATGGGCTCCTGCCGACCTGTGGGCATG CACGGGCAGCACTACCGCATCCAGCTGTTTGAAGGGAGCTGCTTCGGCGGCCGCAGCATGGAGCTCACTGAGGACTGCTCCTGtctgcggggccggggctgggagcagccccacgTCAACGCCGTCAGGGTGTATGGTGATGGCGC TCAGGGCTTTCGCTTTGTAAGTGGCTTCCCCGGGGCTTCCTGCGACACCAGAAACCTCCTTGGACTGCAAACGTGA